The following are encoded in a window of Synechocystis sp. PCC 6714 genomic DNA:
- a CDS encoding DUF4126 family protein, with protein sequence MVYFFALIIGIIAGLRAMTAPAAMSWAAYLGYLNLGEGWLAFMGYRFTPWILTVLALGEFVTDQLPFTPSRKVPVQFGARLVSGALSGAMVGSDGGTLWGGLVAGIVGAVIGTLGGSAVRSRLATAFGRDLPAALIEDAIAIIGAIAVLGMLR encoded by the coding sequence TTCTTTGCTCTGATTATCGGTATTATTGCGGGTCTGCGCGCCATGACTGCACCCGCTGCTATGAGTTGGGCGGCCTATTTGGGTTACCTCAATCTTGGTGAGGGCTGGCTCGCTTTTATGGGTTACCGCTTCACGCCATGGATTCTCACCGTACTGGCACTGGGCGAATTTGTGACAGATCAGCTACCTTTCACGCCCAGTCGCAAAGTACCGGTTCAGTTTGGGGCTCGCCTGGTCAGTGGTGCACTCTCGGGAGCCATGGTAGGGAGCGATGGCGGCACGCTCTGGGGTGGGTTGGTAGCAGGCATTGTCGGTGCGGTGATTGGCACGTTAGGTGGTTCAGCGGTGCGTTCTCGACTCGCCACTGCTTTTGGTCGTGACCTACCGGCGGCCCTGATCGAAGATGCCATCGCCATCATCGGCGCAATTGCAGTGCTGGGTATGTTGCGATGA
- a CDS encoding DNA-processing protein DprA encodes MQFTDNVLNILTAKTYRGIGKAWIVKNIKGNELIDELVNLLNQSIKEECTISVPEFEERKQIICRQFEKLRGVVDGVTAIGDLSFPLHRGVVKNSEKPIVLFYRGNLSLLEKQNKNVAVIGLLDPDKDTELFERKVVSTLVNHGVTILSGLALGCDSVAHQEALMSNGKTIAILPSPINSILPKSNEMLAEEIVKKNGLLISEYYEKANSKKQLNSRYVERNRLQALFSDCVILSASYAENSLGNDSGSRYAMNYALSYSIPRAIMYDFVLNANNSKYDLNRQLLKEDNTVIVISKDNMEESLKKILSVPSELPAKTWVQKNLFE; translated from the coding sequence ATGCAATTTACAGATAATGTACTGAATATTTTGACTGCTAAAACCTATAGAGGTATTGGCAAAGCCTGGATTGTAAAAAACATCAAAGGCAATGAACTTATCGATGAATTGGTAAATTTATTAAATCAAAGTATAAAAGAGGAATGTACGATATCGGTTCCTGAATTTGAAGAAAGGAAACAAATCATATGTCGTCAATTTGAGAAGTTGCGAGGAGTCGTTGATGGTGTTACGGCAATTGGAGATTTAAGCTTTCCTTTACATCGGGGAGTAGTTAAAAATAGTGAAAAGCCAATTGTACTTTTCTATCGTGGCAACTTAAGTCTTTTGGAAAAACAAAATAAAAATGTTGCTGTGATCGGACTTCTTGATCCAGATAAAGATACTGAATTATTTGAAAGAAAAGTTGTTTCCACTCTTGTAAATCACGGCGTTACAATTTTAAGTGGACTTGCATTAGGCTGCGACTCAGTAGCACATCAAGAGGCCCTTATGTCTAATGGTAAAACCATAGCAATACTTCCCAGCCCGATCAACAGTATTTTGCCTAAGAGCAACGAAATGCTAGCGGAAGAAATTGTCAAAAAAAACGGACTGTTAATTTCCGAATACTATGAAAAAGCTAATTCTAAGAAGCAGTTGAATAGTAGATATGTCGAACGTAATCGTTTACAGGCATTGTTTAGTGATTGTGTTATTTTATCGGCTAGTTATGCAGAAAATAGCTTGGGAAATGATAGCGGATCAAGATACGCAATGAATTATGCTCTAAGCTACTCAATTCCTAGAGCTATTATGTATGATTTTGTTTTAAATGCTAATAATTCTAAATACGATTTAAATAGACAACTTCTTAAAGAAGACAATACGGTAATTGTTATTAGCAAAGATAACATGGAGGAATCTTTGAAGAAAATTCTGTCTGTACCTTCTGAATTGCCAGCCAAAACCTGGGTACAAAAAAATCTATTTGAATGA
- a CDS encoding HAD hydrolase-like protein has translation MNIVIHKGNNIGDEVPVGYSIFCDMDGTLIDTDYANYLAYSRALIEVTQKKYDIEFDHLKRLNRESLQKCIPSLTEHQLENIVALKAKYFRDYLPKTRLNNDLANFIRRCNPMIQSILVTNSRQSRAIETLQYHNILDYFVRLIYQEDVLESGLQCKYAYALTLMKVDPNAVLVFENEILEIKKAVLAGIPKNNINIRLT, from the coding sequence ATGAATATTGTGATTCACAAAGGGAATAACATTGGCGATGAAGTTCCTGTTGGATATAGCATTTTCTGCGATATGGATGGAACTTTGATCGATACTGACTATGCAAACTATCTAGCTTATAGTCGTGCGCTTATCGAGGTAACACAAAAAAAGTATGATATTGAATTTGATCATCTGAAAAGGCTTAACAGAGAAAGTTTACAAAAATGCATCCCGAGTCTCACTGAGCATCAGCTCGAAAATATTGTGGCTCTCAAAGCTAAGTATTTCCGTGATTACCTTCCGAAAACTAGATTAAATAATGATCTGGCTAATTTCATACGAAGGTGCAACCCCATGATTCAGTCTATTTTAGTGACAAACTCTAGACAAAGTAGAGCTATTGAAACATTGCAGTATCATAATATTTTAGATTACTTCGTCCGCTTAATTTATCAGGAGGATGTGCTAGAGTCAGGGTTACAATGTAAGTATGCATACGCTTTGACTTTGATGAAGGTCGATCCAAATGCTGTACTTGTGTTTGAGAATGAAATTCTTGAAATTAAAAAAGCAGTACTTGCAGGAATACCAAAAAACAATATCAATATACGTTTAACTTAA
- a CDS encoding Abi family protein, with amino-acid sequence MLIEDHEQAKFYLKHLNYYRLRAYWLFFETDSTSHQFREGTRFQDVLDLYIFDREFRLLILDAIERIEVSIRSQWAYHLAHLHGSHAHLDQNLFDRRFWQRNLNDLMREVNRSEEDFVQHFQQTYTESLPPVWVVCEVMSFGLLSRWFKTIRFAGTKAAIATTYNLRANFLESWLHHLAMIRNTCAHHSRLWNREFTVVPILITSSRQPLSNDFVSNSRNIYNTLVILLYLMDQVAPSHKWGKELKGLIYTCPQSLSAMGFPNDWESRQIWQR; translated from the coding sequence ATGCTCATCGAGGATCATGAGCAAGCAAAATTTTACTTAAAACATCTAAACTATTATCGATTAAGGGCTTATTGGCTATTTTTTGAGACAGACTCAACATCCCATCAGTTTCGGGAAGGGACTCGATTTCAGGATGTTCTAGATTTATACATTTTTGACAGAGAGTTTCGCTTACTGATACTTGATGCTATAGAACGAATTGAAGTCTCTATTCGTAGCCAATGGGCCTATCATTTGGCACATCTTCATGGTTCCCATGCTCATCTTGATCAAAACTTATTTGATCGTCGTTTTTGGCAACGGAACTTAAATGATTTAATGAGAGAAGTTAATCGTTCTGAAGAAGATTTTGTCCAGCATTTTCAACAGACTTATACTGAATCGTTACCCCCTGTTTGGGTTGTTTGTGAAGTGATGTCTTTTGGATTATTATCTCGATGGTTTAAAACGATTCGATTTGCTGGCACAAAAGCGGCGATCGCCACCACCTATAACCTTCGAGCAAATTTTCTTGAATCTTGGTTACACCACCTTGCAATGATTCGGAATACCTGCGCCCATCACTCCCGTCTATGGAATAGAGAATTTACAGTTGTCCCTATCTTAATTACGAGTTCTAGACAACCTTTAAGCAATGATTTTGTAAGCAATTCACGCAATATTTACAATACCTTAGTGATTTTACTTTATCTTATGGATCAGGTTGCACCAAGTCATAAATGGGGTAAGGAATTAAAGGGTTTAATTTATACTTGTCCTCAGTCCTTATCTGCAATGGGATTTCCTAATGATTGGGAGAGTCGGCAGATTTGGCAGAGATAG